A DNA window from Candidatus Methylomirabilota bacterium contains the following coding sequences:
- a CDS encoding (2Fe-2S)-binding protein: MKERTIRLSVNDQPYERTVEVRKTLADFLREDLDLTGTHLGCEHGVCGACTVVVNGEAVRSCLLFAVQLEGASILTVEGLADGDNLHPIQEAFWEHHGLQCGFCTPGFLLTLYCFLKETPRPSEAEIREAISGNLCRCTGYHNIVIAARAAAEKLASAPAGRRT; this comes from the coding sequence ATGAAGGAGCGGACCATCCGCCTGAGCGTCAACGACCAGCCCTACGAGAGGACCGTGGAGGTCCGCAAGACGCTGGCCGACTTCTTGCGGGAAGACCTGGATCTCACCGGCACCCATCTGGGGTGCGAGCACGGTGTGTGCGGGGCCTGCACCGTGGTGGTGAACGGCGAGGCGGTGCGATCGTGTCTGCTCTTCGCCGTGCAGCTCGAGGGCGCCAGCATTCTCACCGTGGAAGGGCTGGCGGACGGCGACAATCTCCATCCGATCCAGGAGGCCTTCTGGGAGCACCACGGGCTCCAGTGCGGCTTCTGCACGCCGGGCTTCCTGTTGACCCTCTACTGCTTTCTCAAGGAAACGCCCCGGCCGTCGGAGGCCGAGATCCGCGAGGCGATCTCGGGCAATCTGTGCCGCTGCACCGGCTACCACAACATCGTGATCGCGGCCCGGGCGGCGGCCGAGAAGCTCGCGTCGGCTCCCGCGGGAAGGAGGACGTGA
- a CDS encoding xanthine dehydrogenase family protein subunit M: protein MKPPPFEYFVPASVEEALTLLGEHREQAKVLAGGQSLVPLMNFRLARPRYLIDLNGIPELVGIREEDGWLAIGAMTRQRAVERSALVRDRCPLLAEAMPQVGHVQIRNRGTIGGSLAHADPAAELPAIVAALGGQLVVRGPDGERVMAPERFFVGYLTTALQPFELLVGVRLPARRSRTGHAFVEVSRRHGDFALVGVAAALTLDGAGACTDAVIALTGVGPTPVVAAAATRVLVGQRPSTEAFQEVGRRVSETLEPDSDLHASSEYRKHLAGVLTRRALTRAAERARGGEG from the coding sequence ATGAAGCCGCCGCCGTTCGAGTATTTCGTGCCCGCGTCAGTGGAGGAAGCGCTCACCCTGCTCGGCGAGCACCGCGAGCAGGCCAAGGTCCTGGCCGGGGGGCAGAGCCTGGTCCCCCTCATGAACTTTCGCCTGGCCCGCCCGCGCTATCTCATCGATCTGAACGGAATCCCGGAGCTGGTCGGGATCCGCGAGGAGGACGGCTGGCTGGCCATCGGGGCCATGACGCGACAGCGCGCCGTCGAGCGCTCGGCGCTCGTCCGCGACCGTTGCCCGCTCCTGGCCGAGGCCATGCCGCAGGTCGGCCACGTCCAGATCCGCAATCGCGGCACCATCGGCGGAAGCCTGGCCCACGCCGACCCGGCCGCGGAGCTGCCCGCCATCGTGGCGGCGCTCGGTGGCCAGCTCGTGGTGCGGGGTCCCGACGGCGAGCGCGTCATGGCCCCCGAGCGTTTCTTCGTGGGGTATCTCACCACGGCTCTCCAGCCGTTCGAGCTGCTGGTCGGCGTCCGTCTGCCGGCCCGGCGCTCGCGCACGGGGCACGCGTTCGTCGAGGTCAGCCGCCGGCACGGAGACTTCGCCCTCGTCGGCGTGGCGGCCGCGCTCACGCTGGACGGGGCCGGCGCCTGCACGGACGCCGTCATCGCCCTGACCGGGGTGGGGCCGACGCCGGTGGTGGCGGCCGCGGCGACGCGCGTGCTCGTGGGCCAGAGGCCCTCGACGGAGGCGTTCCAGGAGGTCGGCCGGCGCGTGTCGGAGACTCTCGAACCCGACAGCGATCTGCATGCATCCAGCGAGTACCGCAAGCACCTGGCGGGCGTCCTGACCCGGCGCGCGCTGACGCGCGCCGCCGAGCGGGCGAGAGGGGGGGAGGGATGA
- a CDS encoding UbiD family decarboxylase — protein sequence MPLNLRDFLEALGKDLIQIDDEVDPITQAGALCSASPRPLVLNRLKGFPGWKLCDILVKDRARQALALGTTPKNVVRDLSDRMFSRVPGQSKIVADGPCKEVKLIGDAADITKLPIPIHSEGDAGRYLGSGITITKDPETGIRNEAIIRALVKGPRKMGFWMAARHNWAHLMKYQERGEAAPMAFAIGLHPGYEILANFSGRHEGYDEFEMGAGVLGETLELVKCETIDLEVPAQAEIVIEGIVPPGVREPEGPFGEFTGYSKGAEGPAPVFEVTAVTRRRDAIYRHMQATVFTDHQPLVSVPMEASLYRRLREIHGHSEVHDVYIPPWVTMFTVFVQMTPRWDGQARDILLGVLSSPYLHPKIAIAVDEDVDIYDPREVFWAISTRVNPERDVIVIPHERIHPLDISAPNVDRSEVTVMRVGGKMAIDATRPPLWRKKERAEFERVKPQGAGDPALQALLERLAAMA from the coding sequence ATGCCCCTGAACCTCCGAGACTTCCTCGAGGCCCTCGGGAAAGATCTCATCCAGATCGATGACGAGGTCGACCCCATCACCCAGGCGGGGGCGCTGTGCTCCGCCAGCCCCCGTCCCCTCGTGTTGAACCGCCTCAAGGGATTCCCGGGCTGGAAGCTCTGCGACATTCTGGTCAAGGACCGCGCGCGGCAGGCGCTGGCCCTGGGCACCACCCCGAAGAACGTGGTCCGGGATCTGTCCGATCGGATGTTCAGTCGCGTGCCCGGGCAGTCGAAGATCGTCGCCGACGGGCCGTGCAAGGAGGTCAAGCTGATCGGCGACGCCGCCGACATCACCAAGCTGCCGATCCCCATCCATTCCGAAGGCGACGCCGGCCGCTACCTCGGCTCGGGTATCACCATCACCAAGGACCCCGAGACCGGGATCCGGAACGAAGCCATCATCCGCGCGCTGGTGAAGGGTCCGCGGAAGATGGGCTTCTGGATGGCGGCCCGCCACAACTGGGCCCACCTCATGAAGTACCAGGAGCGCGGCGAGGCGGCCCCCATGGCCTTCGCCATCGGCCTGCATCCCGGCTACGAGATCCTGGCCAACTTCAGCGGCCGTCACGAGGGCTACGACGAATTCGAGATGGGGGCGGGCGTCCTGGGCGAGACGCTCGAGCTGGTCAAGTGCGAGACCATCGACCTCGAGGTCCCCGCGCAGGCCGAGATCGTCATCGAGGGCATCGTGCCGCCGGGGGTGCGGGAGCCCGAAGGCCCGTTCGGCGAGTTCACCGGCTACAGCAAGGGCGCCGAGGGCCCGGCGCCGGTCTTCGAGGTGACCGCCGTCACCCGGCGCCGGGACGCCATCTACCGGCACATGCAGGCGACGGTGTTCACCGACCACCAGCCGCTCGTCTCGGTGCCCATGGAGGCGAGCCTGTATCGGAGGCTCCGCGAGATCCACGGGCACTCCGAGGTTCACGACGTCTACATCCCGCCCTGGGTCACCATGTTCACGGTGTTCGTGCAGATGACGCCGCGCTGGGACGGCCAGGCCCGCGACATCCTGCTCGGCGTGCTCTCCAGCCCCTACCTGCATCCCAAGATCGCCATCGCCGTCGACGAGGACGTCGACATCTACGACCCCCGCGAGGTGTTCTGGGCGATCTCGACCCGGGTGAATCCCGAGCGCGACGTCATCGTCATCCCGCACGAGCGGATCCACCCTCTGGACATCTCCGCTCCCAACGTGGACCGCTCGGAGGTCACGGTCATGCGGGTGGGCGGGAAGATGGCCATCGACGCCACCCGGCCCCCGCTCTGGCGCAAGAAGGAGCGCGCCGAGTTCGAGCGGGTCAAGCCCCAGGGCGCCGGCGATCCCGCGCTCCAGGCGCTGCTCGAGCGGCTGGCGGCGATGGCCTGA
- a CDS encoding tripartite tricarboxylate transporter permease, which yields MEPILPSVLYGFSVSLHPHNLLACFGGVFIGTLIGVLPGIGPVATMSILFPITYGMSPTASIIMMAGIYYGAMYGGSTTSILANIPGEAASVVTCLDGHQMARQGLAGPALGIAAFGSFIAGTASVLGIMLLGPPLASVALRFGPPEIFGLLALGFTMVTYLAGASKLKAAAMALLGLCLGTVGLDPVTATPRFTYGSITLMDGLGLVPMIMGLFGIAEVLLNVEKGVRQEVFKAQIKGLLPSRQQWKESAAPIARGSLLGFFLGILPGIGAIIPPFLSYALEKRISRHPERFGAGAIAGVAAPESANNAAAGGSMIPLLTLGIPPNVVMAVLLGALLVHGIQPGPLLIREHPEIFWGVIASMYVGNVMLLVLNLPLIGLWVQLLKIPYGVLFPLILLFCIIGVYTVSANVWDVIVMLAFGGLGYLLKKFGYEPMPLVLAFVLGRMAEESIRQSLLLSRGSLTIFLTHPIAAGFLGAALVVVLLPLVAPRLRTALRLAGALGGT from the coding sequence GTGGAGCCCATCCTCCCGAGCGTCCTCTACGGCTTCTCGGTCAGCCTGCACCCGCACAATCTGCTGGCCTGCTTCGGGGGCGTCTTCATCGGGACCCTCATCGGTGTCCTGCCGGGCATCGGCCCGGTGGCCACGATGTCCATCCTGTTTCCGATCACCTACGGGATGAGCCCCACGGCCTCGATCATCATGATGGCCGGGATCTACTACGGCGCCATGTACGGAGGCTCCACCACCTCGATTCTCGCGAACATTCCCGGTGAGGCGGCCTCCGTGGTGACGTGCCTGGACGGACACCAGATGGCGCGTCAAGGGCTGGCGGGTCCGGCCCTGGGGATCGCCGCCTTCGGCTCGTTCATCGCCGGCACCGCCAGCGTCCTCGGCATCATGCTTCTGGGACCGCCTCTGGCCTCGGTGGCGTTGCGTTTCGGGCCCCCGGAGATCTTCGGCCTGCTGGCGCTGGGCTTCACGATGGTCACGTATCTCGCCGGGGCGTCGAAGCTCAAGGCCGCGGCCATGGCCCTGCTGGGCCTCTGTCTGGGGACGGTCGGGCTCGACCCCGTCACGGCCACGCCGCGGTTCACCTACGGGAGCATCACCCTGATGGATGGTCTGGGGCTGGTGCCGATGATCATGGGGCTGTTCGGCATTGCCGAGGTGCTGCTCAATGTCGAGAAGGGGGTGCGCCAGGAGGTCTTCAAGGCCCAGATCAAGGGCCTGCTGCCCAGCCGACAGCAGTGGAAGGAGTCCGCCGCTCCCATCGCGCGCGGCAGCCTCCTGGGCTTCTTCCTCGGCATCCTGCCGGGCATCGGCGCGATCATCCCCCCCTTCCTCTCCTATGCGCTGGAGAAGCGGATCTCCCGGCACCCCGAAAGGTTCGGCGCCGGTGCCATCGCGGGCGTGGCGGCCCCCGAATCGGCCAACAACGCCGCCGCCGGCGGGTCGATGATTCCCCTCCTCACGCTGGGCATCCCGCCGAACGTGGTCATGGCGGTGCTGCTGGGCGCCTTGCTCGTCCACGGCATCCAGCCCGGTCCGCTGCTGATCAGGGAGCATCCGGAGATCTTCTGGGGCGTCATCGCCAGCATGTACGTGGGCAACGTCATGCTGCTGGTGCTGAACCTTCCGCTGATCGGGCTGTGGGTCCAGCTACTAAAAATTCCCTACGGCGTGCTCTTTCCCCTGATCCTGCTCTTCTGCATAATCGGGGTCTACACCGTGTCAGCCAACGTCTGGGACGTCATCGTCATGCTGGCCTTCGGGGGTCTCGGCTACCTCCTGAAGAAATTCGGGTACGAGCCGATGCCGCTCGTGCTCGCCTTCGTGCTGGGCCGCATGGCGGAGGAATCCATCAGACAATCGCTGCTGCTCTCGCGCGGCAGCCTGACGATCTTCCTCACGCATCCCATCGCCGCCGGCTTCCTGGGGGCGGCGCTCGTGGTGGTTCTCCTGCCCCTGGTGGCCCCGCGCCTGCGGACGGCCTTGCGGCTGGCGGGAGCGCTGGGCGGGACCTGA
- a CDS encoding tripartite tricarboxylate transporter TctB family protein, translated as MPTRERVAAAVLLLFGLAGAVEAARLTVGEPSRPGPGFFPFWLAVALCLVSLALLALPPRGRPTTAPTTLEPAHRARAVGTLLAGVAYAFALEPLGFLATTFLFLAFLFRAAEPQPWVVSVALSVTTAVLTYVVFKMWLGVQLPSGPWGF; from the coding sequence ATGCCGACGCGGGAGCGGGTGGCCGCGGCGGTCCTCCTGCTCTTCGGCCTCGCCGGCGCCGTCGAGGCGGCCAGGCTGACGGTCGGCGAGCCGAGCCGCCCGGGGCCTGGGTTTTTCCCCTTCTGGCTGGCGGTGGCTCTGTGTCTGGTCTCCCTCGCGCTCCTGGCGCTGCCGCCGCGAGGGAGGCCGACGACCGCCCCGACGACCCTGGAACCGGCGCACCGGGCCAGGGCCGTAGGGACGCTGCTGGCGGGGGTGGCCTACGCCTTCGCGCTGGAGCCGCTGGGGTTCCTGGCGACGACGTTCCTGTTTCTCGCCTTCCTGTTTCGGGCCGCCGAGCCGCAGCCCTGGGTGGTCTCGGTCGCCCTATCGGTCACGACCGCGGTCCTGACCTACGTGGTGTTCAAGATGTGGCTGGGCGTCCAGCTGCCGTCGGGCCCGTGGGGATTCTGA
- a CDS encoding tripartite tricarboxylate transporter substrate binding protein — protein sequence MRRNPVVPVALLTLALTALGGGRLGAESDYPSRPLEFIIPFPPGGPADTAARIVQPQLSANLGVPVVLVNKPGGGGALGADHVAKGRLDGYTVYATTNSTLTIITAIQPDLPYRPSDFAPVGSYMSDIGVITARAGGSWKTLEEFVEYAKKNPGKLSYGSAGLGTVSFFTMELFKLAYGLDITHVPFQGTGPVKNAIMGGHVTVASSGLSSLAPLIRSGDLVPLVITAPKRVPAFPDVPTMAEKGFPEASLNIWMGLYVPAKTSREIVDKLARALDKTMKDPAVVAAVEKAGMLVDHRDPEATRKLVESEHEAVKKVVARLGIGKK from the coding sequence ATGCGGAGAAATCCCGTTGTCCCCGTGGCCCTGCTGACCCTGGCGCTGACGGCACTCGGCGGGGGCCGGCTCGGCGCGGAGTCGGACTACCCCAGCCGCCCCCTCGAGTTCATCATCCCGTTCCCGCCCGGCGGTCCCGCCGACACCGCGGCCCGCATCGTCCAGCCCCAGCTCTCGGCGAACCTCGGCGTGCCCGTGGTGCTCGTGAACAAGCCCGGCGGCGGCGGCGCGCTCGGCGCGGACCATGTCGCGAAGGGCAGGCTGGACGGCTACACGGTGTACGCGACGACGAACTCGACGCTGACGATCATCACCGCCATCCAGCCCGACCTGCCCTACCGGCCGTCCGACTTCGCCCCGGTCGGCAGCTACATGTCCGATATCGGGGTCATCACCGCCAGGGCCGGCGGCTCCTGGAAGACGCTCGAGGAGTTCGTCGAGTACGCGAAGAAGAACCCGGGCAAGCTGAGCTACGGCTCGGCGGGCCTGGGGACCGTGTCGTTCTTCACCATGGAGCTCTTCAAGCTCGCCTACGGCCTCGACATCACCCACGTTCCGTTCCAGGGCACCGGACCGGTCAAGAACGCCATCATGGGCGGACACGTCACCGTGGCCTCCAGCGGCCTGAGCTCGCTGGCGCCGCTGATCAGGTCGGGCGATCTGGTGCCGCTGGTCATCACCGCGCCCAAGCGGGTGCCGGCATTTCCCGACGTGCCGACGATGGCCGAGAAGGGGTTCCCCGAGGCGTCGCTGAACATCTGGATGGGCCTCTACGTCCCGGCCAAGACCTCCCGGGAGATCGTCGACAAGCTCGCTCGTGCGCTCGACAAGACCATGAAGGACCCCGCCGTGGTCGCGGCGGTCGAGAAGGCCGGGATGCTCGTGGATCACCGTGACCCCGAGGCGACCCGCAAGCTCGTGGAGAGCGAGCACGAGGCGGTGAAGAAGGTCGTGGCCCGGCTGGGGATCGGCAAGAAGTGA
- a CDS encoding ABC transporter ATP-binding protein gives MLRLEALDAGYGTLQVLWGVSLEVGEGEVVSLIGPNGAGKTTLIKAIVGLVRSGGGIFFRGRRIDRLAPEEIVRQGIAVVPEGARVFPEMTVLDNLRIGAVVPRARARQAETLADVFALFPRLEERTPQLARTLSGGERQMLAIGRALMACPELLLLDEPSLGLQPTLVKLIIETIHRINERGITVFLIEQNVHFSLPISHRAYVLEQGRIVLADTGAALLQNPHVRVSYLGV, from the coding sequence ATGCTTAGGCTGGAGGCGCTCGACGCGGGCTACGGCACGCTGCAAGTGTTATGGGGAGTCTCGCTCGAGGTCGGTGAGGGCGAGGTCGTGAGCCTCATCGGGCCGAACGGGGCTGGCAAAACCACGCTGATCAAAGCCATCGTGGGGCTGGTCCGATCCGGCGGCGGCATCTTCTTCCGCGGCCGCCGGATCGACCGCCTCGCGCCGGAGGAGATCGTCCGCCAGGGGATCGCGGTCGTCCCCGAGGGCGCGCGTGTGTTTCCCGAAATGACCGTCCTCGACAACCTTAGAATCGGCGCCGTGGTACCCCGGGCGCGCGCGCGGCAGGCCGAGACCCTCGCCGACGTCTTCGCCCTGTTCCCGAGGCTCGAGGAGCGGACGCCGCAGCTCGCCCGGACGCTCTCGGGCGGCGAGCGCCAGATGCTGGCGATCGGGCGGGCCCTCATGGCTTGCCCCGAGCTGCTCCTGCTCGACGAGCCGTCGCTCGGGCTCCAGCCGACGCTGGTCAAGCTGATCATCGAGACCATCCACCGGATCAACGAGCGGGGGATCACGGTGTTCCTGATCGAGCAGAACGTCCACTTCTCGCTCCCCATCAGCCACCGCGCCTACGTGCTGGAGCAGGGGCGGATCGTCCTCGCCGACACGGGCGCGGCGCTCCTGCAGAATCCCCACGTGAGAGTGTCCTACCTCGGGGTGTGA
- a CDS encoding ABC transporter ATP-binding protein, with protein MSILELRALTKSFGSLVALDRVDLKLEEGEILGIIGPNGAGKSTLFNVIAGLERPSRGAVYYRGAAISGLTTDAVCRLGIAKTFQIPQLFPRMSVLENVFVAGLYGKGVSLRDAHGEAEAWLEFVGLAGKAAAAAETLSLPERRRLDLARVLATDARVLLLDENMAGLNQREVAASVALLRLVRDQGRSLMVIEHIMRAIVDLADRVLVLNYGEKIAEGRPREVMRDPAVIKAYLGEAYA; from the coding sequence GTGAGCATCCTCGAGCTGCGCGCGCTGACGAAGAGCTTCGGGTCACTGGTGGCCCTCGACCGCGTGGACCTGAAATTGGAGGAGGGCGAGATCCTGGGGATCATCGGGCCGAACGGCGCCGGCAAGAGCACGCTCTTCAACGTGATCGCCGGCCTCGAGCGGCCGAGCCGGGGAGCCGTCTATTACCGCGGCGCGGCGATCTCCGGGCTCACCACCGACGCGGTCTGCCGACTGGGAATCGCCAAGACCTTTCAGATCCCCCAGCTCTTTCCGCGGATGAGCGTGCTGGAAAACGTCTTCGTGGCCGGCCTCTACGGCAAAGGCGTGTCCCTCCGCGACGCGCACGGCGAGGCCGAGGCGTGGCTGGAGTTCGTCGGCCTCGCCGGGAAGGCGGCGGCCGCCGCCGAGACGCTCTCCCTCCCCGAGCGCCGCCGTCTCGACCTGGCCCGGGTCCTGGCCACCGACGCCCGCGTCCTGCTGCTCGACGAAAACATGGCGGGGCTGAATCAGCGGGAGGTGGCGGCGTCGGTCGCGCTCCTGCGCCTGGTGCGCGACCAGGGCCGGAGCCTGATGGTGATCGAGCACATCATGCGGGCGATCGTGGACCTGGCGGATCGGGTGCTGGTGCTCAACTACGGCGAGAAGATCGCGGAGGGACGTCCCCGGGAGGTGATGCGCGATCCCGCCGTCATCAAGGCCTATCTCGGCGAAGCCTATGCTTAG
- a CDS encoding branched-chain amino acid ABC transporter permease encodes MRFPTLRPDEVAALLLLVLLVLLPAAAGAYQIRLATVIFMWAALAGSWNLLAGYAGAVDLGPVVYYGLGAFATAALMLRAQLPFLVSLVLAGGVAMVIAYAVGTPTLRLRGAYFAIGTLALAESAKQLALAWDRLTGIPLTGGSAGVSLPLSSGYLLFYYVMLALASLVTTAAFWLGRSKFGYGLRAIGENDRLAEASGVNIHRLKRRVYAGSALLIACTGGTAGYWLSYINATDFFGAGLTFQMVVMVLLGGLGTPFGPLLGALFLTLAAEILGTRFVYHYLIAIGVLIVAISLFMPAGLVGVGRLLRPRRAGLPP; translated from the coding sequence TTGCGATTCCCAACGCTGAGGCCGGACGAGGTCGCCGCACTCCTGCTGCTCGTGCTCCTTGTCCTGCTCCCGGCGGCGGCCGGCGCCTACCAGATCCGGCTGGCGACGGTGATCTTCATGTGGGCGGCGCTGGCCGGGAGCTGGAATCTCCTGGCCGGCTACGCGGGCGCGGTGGACCTCGGTCCCGTGGTCTACTACGGCCTCGGCGCCTTCGCGACGGCGGCCTTGATGCTTCGGGCCCAGCTCCCGTTCCTGGTGAGCCTGGTCCTGGCGGGCGGTGTGGCGATGGTCATCGCCTACGCCGTCGGCACCCCGACCCTCAGGCTGCGCGGCGCCTACTTCGCCATCGGGACGCTGGCGCTGGCCGAGTCCGCCAAGCAGCTCGCGCTGGCGTGGGACCGGCTCACCGGCATTCCGCTCACGGGCGGGAGCGCCGGCGTCTCGCTGCCGTTGAGCTCGGGCTACCTCCTCTTCTATTACGTGATGCTGGCGCTGGCGTCGCTGGTGACGACGGCGGCCTTCTGGCTGGGCCGCTCCAAATTCGGTTACGGGCTGCGGGCGATCGGCGAGAACGATCGACTGGCCGAGGCCTCCGGCGTGAACATTCACCGGCTCAAGCGGCGCGTCTACGCGGGCAGCGCGCTCCTGATCGCCTGCACCGGCGGGACCGCCGGCTACTGGCTCTCCTACATCAACGCCACCGACTTCTTCGGGGCCGGGCTCACGTTCCAGATGGTCGTGATGGTCTTGCTGGGCGGGCTCGGCACCCCCTTCGGCCCGCTGCTCGGAGCCCTCTTTCTCACGCTGGCCGCCGAGATCCTCGGGACCCGGTTCGTGTATCACTACCTGATCGCGATCGGCGTCCTCATCGTGGCCATCTCGCTGTTCATGCCCGCGGGGCTGGTCGGGGTCGGCCGGCTCCTGCGCCCCCGCCGGGCGGGGCTGCCGCCGTGA
- a CDS encoding branched-chain amino acid ABC transporter permease, translated as MTFLTDLVQTLINGILQAGVYAAAAVGLSLIFGVSGILNAAHGELVMLGAFATYWLVSAGGVDAFLTLPISFALLFALGYLLQYFVLNRTLGSPLLLSLLVTFGISLILVNTALRLWSADYRLLRTAYFDHSLVLGPFIVPLSRLVACLVGVGMVGGLTWLLQKTHLGRMIRATAQDWEMARLMGVDHRMIYAVTFGLGAGISGVAGSLIAFYAPVEPYMGLTYTLFAFSVVVLGGLGYIPGVVWGGLALGIAQALTETYLESGLSLLVAFFLLYLILRFMPAGIMGKGRLE; from the coding sequence GTGACGTTCCTCACCGACCTCGTCCAGACCCTCATCAACGGTATCTTACAAGCCGGGGTGTACGCGGCGGCGGCGGTCGGCCTCTCGCTGATCTTCGGCGTGAGCGGCATCCTCAACGCCGCCCACGGCGAGCTGGTCATGCTGGGCGCCTTCGCGACCTACTGGCTGGTCAGCGCCGGGGGGGTGGACGCGTTCCTGACGTTGCCGATCTCCTTCGCGCTGCTCTTCGCCCTCGGCTACCTCCTACAATATTTCGTCCTGAACCGGACGCTGGGAAGCCCCCTGCTCCTCTCGCTGCTGGTGACGTTCGGCATCTCGCTGATCCTCGTCAACACCGCGCTGCGGCTGTGGAGCGCCGATTACCGGCTGCTGAGGACCGCATACTTCGACCACAGCCTCGTCCTGGGACCATTCATCGTCCCGCTCTCGCGTCTGGTCGCCTGCCTCGTCGGCGTCGGCATGGTCGGCGGGCTCACCTGGCTGCTCCAGAAGACGCATCTGGGCCGGATGATCCGCGCCACCGCCCAGGACTGGGAGATGGCGCGCCTCATGGGCGTCGATCATCGAATGATCTACGCGGTGACCTTCGGGCTGGGAGCCGGCATCTCGGGCGTGGCCGGCTCCCTCATCGCCTTCTACGCGCCGGTGGAGCCCTATATGGGGCTCACCTACACGCTGTTCGCCTTCTCCGTGGTCGTCCTGGGAGGGCTCGGCTACATTCCCGGGGTGGTCTGGGGCGGCCTCGCGCTCGGCATCGCCCAGGCCCTGACCGAGACTTATCTGGAATCCGGGCTGTCGCTGCTGGTGGCGTTCTTCCTCCTCTACCTGATCTTGCGCTTCATGCCGGCCGGGATCATGGGGAAAGGCCGCCTGGAGTAA
- a CDS encoding urea carboxylase-associated family protein encodes MRVVFEQVIPPKRGLAVTVRRGQHLRVTDLEGQQVVDMAVFNANNPREKLSTSYSRTRYVPPPGAEYVPRDKLTEGDTLMSTICRPLMTIVKETPEPKGVHDTHNRMCNRFLYESYGLGPRDGCHENIANAVAPYGILPEDIPDTMDLFMNYHHDCARGRWVIGEPVSKPGDYIEFRAERDCLVGFSNCPLDVLAPCNAYHCTPVKVEIFE; translated from the coding sequence ATGCGGGTCGTGTTCGAGCAGGTGATTCCGCCCAAGCGCGGGCTCGCGGTGACGGTGCGCCGGGGCCAGCACCTGCGAGTGACGGACCTCGAGGGCCAGCAGGTCGTCGACATGGCGGTGTTCAACGCCAACAACCCCCGCGAGAAGCTGTCGACCTCGTACTCCCGCACGAGGTACGTCCCCCCGCCGGGCGCCGAGTACGTGCCGCGCGACAAGCTGACGGAAGGCGACACCCTCATGTCGACGATCTGCCGGCCCCTGATGACGATCGTCAAGGAGACGCCGGAGCCCAAGGGTGTCCACGACACGCACAACCGCATGTGCAACCGGTTCCTCTACGAATCGTACGGGCTCGGTCCGCGCGACGGCTGCCACGAGAACATCGCGAACGCGGTGGCGCCGTACGGGATCCTGCCCGAGGACATCCCGGACACGATGGATCTGTTCATGAACTACCACCACGACTGCGCGCGGGGACGCTGGGTCATCGGCGAGCCGGTGTCGAAGCCCGGAGACTACATCGAGTTTCGCGCGGAGAGGGACTGCCTGGTGGGGTTCTCCAACTGTCCGCTCGACGTACTGGCCCCGTGCAACGCGTACCACTGCACGCCCGTCAAGGTGGAGATCTTCGAGTAG